From Saccharothrix espanaensis DSM 44229, the proteins below share one genomic window:
- a CDS encoding snapalysin family zinc-dependent metalloprotease has translation MTGKLLRLALGALFTSLALVGTSLTTAATAAPAAPSALARTVYYSASGYSAEADQAAQIWNSRVPNLRLVRGGSATIRIAATNGGGSRAYPCGLGCATIYIDNRDVAAGNYALRIVAHEIGHGLGLPDTYNGICSYLMSGGSAGTSCRNVYPNAQEANRVNQLFAGRAVAAVGNPEVYARG, from the coding sequence GTGACCGGCAAGTTGCTGCGCCTCGCCCTCGGGGCGCTGTTCACCTCCCTCGCCCTCGTGGGAACCAGCCTGACCACCGCGGCGACGGCGGCACCCGCCGCGCCGTCCGCGCTGGCCAGGACCGTCTACTACAGCGCCTCCGGGTACTCGGCGGAAGCCGACCAGGCCGCGCAGATCTGGAACTCCAGGGTGCCCAACCTGCGGCTCGTCCGCGGCGGCAGCGCCACCATCCGAATCGCCGCGACCAACGGCGGCGGCTCCCGGGCCTACCCCTGCGGGCTCGGGTGCGCCACGATCTACATCGACAACCGCGACGTTGCCGCGGGCAACTACGCGCTGCGGATCGTGGCACACGAGATCGGGCACGGCCTGGGGCTGCCCGATACGTACAACGGCATCTGCTCGTACCTGATGTCGGGCGGCAGTGCGGGCACGTCCTGCCGCAACGTGTACCCGAACGCCCAAGAGGCGAACCGGGTGAACCAGCTCTTCGCGGGTCGCGCTGTCGCGGCCGTGGGCAACCCCGAGGTCTACGCGAGGGGCTGA
- a CDS encoding ABC transporter substrate-binding protein has product MSAGKITGIVAAAALALAACAGADGAVTEDKVVAGGKTVNLSPQQDRITATKVDAIAAKVPESVRQTGKLVVGGSSTTAPPLRFYASDDKTIIGVETDIAVLIAGVLGLEPRLEVTSWENLFVGLDSGAYPLGLSNITVTEARKEKYDFATYRLDTLAFEGRKGDSWRVTRPEDVAGRTIAVGSGTNQEKILVEWSRKNEAAGLKPTDIKYFQNASDYYLALESGRIEAYLGPNPVSAYHAVTSGKTEVIGTISGGGELPGKIAATTKKGSGLVEPVAEALDHLIENGKYGEVLARWGLENEAVTASEVNPPGLPKS; this is encoded by the coding sequence GTGTCCGCAGGGAAGATCACCGGAATCGTCGCGGCGGCGGCCCTGGCGCTGGCGGCGTGCGCGGGTGCCGACGGGGCGGTGACCGAGGACAAGGTCGTCGCCGGCGGCAAGACCGTCAACCTGAGCCCGCAGCAGGACCGGATCACCGCGACCAAGGTCGACGCGATCGCCGCCAAGGTCCCGGAGTCCGTCCGGCAGACCGGCAAGCTGGTGGTGGGCGGTTCGTCCACGACCGCGCCGCCGCTGCGGTTCTACGCGAGCGACGACAAGACGATCATCGGCGTGGAGACCGACATCGCGGTGCTCATCGCCGGCGTGCTGGGCCTGGAGCCGCGACTGGAGGTCACCTCCTGGGAGAACCTGTTCGTCGGCCTGGACAGCGGGGCGTACCCGCTGGGCCTGTCGAACATCACGGTGACCGAGGCGCGCAAGGAGAAGTACGACTTCGCGACCTACCGGCTGGACACCCTGGCGTTCGAGGGTCGCAAGGGCGACTCGTGGCGGGTGACCAGACCCGAGGACGTGGCGGGCCGGACGATCGCCGTCGGCTCAGGCACCAACCAGGAGAAGATCCTGGTGGAGTGGAGCCGGAAGAACGAGGCCGCGGGCCTCAAGCCCACCGACATAAAGTACTTCCAGAACGCGTCGGACTACTACCTGGCGCTGGAGTCGGGCCGGATCGAGGCCTACCTCGGCCCGAACCCGGTGTCGGCGTACCACGCGGTCACGTCGGGCAAGACCGAGGTGATCGGCACGATCTCCGGCGGCGGCGAGCTCCCGGGCAAGATCGCGGCCACCACGAAGAAGGGCAGCGGCCTGGTGGAACCGGTCGCGGAGGCGCTCGACCACCTGATCGAGAACGGCAAGTACGGCGAGGTCCTGGCCCGCTGGGGCCTGGAGAACGAGGCCGTCACCGCCTCGGAGGTCAACCCGCCCGGCCTGCCGAAGTCCTGA
- a CDS encoding amino acid ABC transporter ATP-binding protein, with the protein MVDLRGIHKSFGANEVLRGVDLEVRAGEVVVVLGPSGSGKSTLLRTINHLEKVDRGHVSIDGDLVGYRRVGDKLHELREREILKQRTHIGFVFQNFNLFPHLTVLENVVEAPVSAQRRPVAEVRTRARALLARVGLADKEDAYPRHLSGGQQQRVAIARALALEPKVLLFDEPTSALDPELVGEVLDVIKDLARSGTTMVVVTHEVGFAREVADTVVFLDGGVVVEQGPPGQVLDDPQQPRTRAFLSKVL; encoded by the coding sequence ATGGTGGACCTGCGTGGGATCCACAAGAGCTTCGGCGCCAACGAGGTGCTGCGCGGCGTCGACCTGGAGGTCCGGGCGGGCGAGGTCGTGGTGGTGCTCGGGCCGTCCGGGTCGGGCAAGTCGACGTTGCTGCGCACCATCAACCACCTGGAGAAGGTGGACCGGGGCCACGTGAGCATCGACGGCGACCTGGTCGGCTACCGCCGGGTCGGCGACAAGCTGCACGAGCTGCGCGAGCGGGAGATCCTCAAGCAGCGCACGCACATCGGGTTCGTCTTCCAGAACTTCAACCTGTTCCCGCACCTGACCGTGCTGGAGAACGTGGTCGAGGCCCCGGTGTCCGCCCAACGCCGCCCGGTCGCCGAGGTCCGGACCCGGGCGCGCGCCCTGCTGGCCCGGGTCGGCCTGGCGGACAAGGAGGACGCCTACCCCAGGCACCTGTCCGGCGGCCAGCAGCAGCGGGTCGCCATCGCCCGCGCGCTGGCGCTGGAGCCGAAGGTCCTGCTGTTCGACGAGCCCACCTCCGCGCTGGACCCGGAGCTGGTCGGCGAGGTGCTCGACGTGATCAAGGACCTGGCCCGCAGCGGGACCACGATGGTCGTGGTGACCCACGAGGTCGGCTTCGCCCGCGAGGTCGCCGACACCGTCGTCTTCCTCGACGGCGGCGTGGTGGTCGAACAGGGGCCGCCGGGCCAGGTGCTCGACGATCCGCAACAACCGCGCACCCGCGCGTTCCTGTCCAAAGTGCTCTGA
- a CDS encoding amino acid ABC transporter permease — MSVSAQPRLRAPDDDLSRLKVVPARHPWRWVGVVVVLVLLAQFVNGLVTNPGWDWPTFARYFTAESILRAVGVTLELTLHGTAIGFALGIVLALMRLSHSRFLAGVSWTYIWAFRSIPLIVQVLFWFNISYLYQELEFGIPFGPTFFGVDTKDLISPMGAAVLGLGLHQAAYAAEIVRSGIISVDHGQLEAAAALGIPKSRQFRRIVLPQAMRSILPNAANEVISLFKGTSIVSVVAIGELFYQVQVVYGRNARVVALLMVATVWYVVLTTLLSVVQHYVEKRYAKGSTRDKGGWKWAR, encoded by the coding sequence ATGAGCGTGTCCGCACAACCACGCCTGCGCGCCCCCGACGACGACCTCTCCCGGCTCAAGGTCGTGCCCGCCCGCCACCCGTGGCGGTGGGTCGGCGTCGTGGTCGTCCTCGTCCTGCTGGCGCAGTTCGTCAACGGCCTGGTCACCAACCCCGGTTGGGACTGGCCGACCTTCGCCCGCTACTTCACCGCCGAGTCCATCCTGCGCGCGGTCGGCGTGACCCTGGAACTGACCCTCCACGGCACCGCGATCGGGTTCGCGCTGGGCATCGTGCTCGCGCTGATGCGGTTGTCGCACAGCAGGTTCCTGGCCGGCGTGTCCTGGACCTACATCTGGGCGTTCCGGTCCATCCCGCTGATCGTGCAGGTCCTGTTCTGGTTCAACATCTCCTACCTCTACCAGGAACTGGAGTTCGGGATCCCGTTCGGCCCGACGTTCTTCGGCGTCGACACCAAGGACCTGATCAGCCCGATGGGCGCGGCGGTGCTGGGCCTGGGCCTGCACCAGGCGGCCTACGCGGCGGAGATCGTCCGCTCCGGCATCATCTCGGTCGACCACGGCCAGCTGGAGGCCGCGGCGGCGCTGGGCATCCCGAAGTCCCGCCAGTTCCGCCGGATCGTGCTGCCGCAGGCGATGCGGTCGATCCTGCCGAACGCCGCGAACGAGGTCATCAGCCTGTTCAAGGGCACGTCGATCGTGTCCGTGGTGGCCATCGGCGAGTTGTTCTACCAGGTGCAGGTGGTGTACGGGCGCAACGCGCGGGTCGTCGCGCTGCTCATGGTCGCGACCGTCTGGTACGTCGTGCTGACCACCCTCCTGTCGGTCGTTCAGCACTACGTGGAGAAGCGCTACGCCAAGGGTTCGACGCGCGACAAGGGGGGTTGGAAGTGGGCGAGGTGA
- a CDS encoding inorganic phosphate transporter: MDVVVVVVVLTALAFDFTNGFHDTANAMATSIATGALSPRVAVAVSAVLNLVGAFLSIEVARTISSGLVDEARIGPAIVFGGLVGAVVWNLATWLLGLPSSSSHALFGGLIGATWVAAGADAVRFAAVVEKVLVPAVASPVIAAVVAGTATFLAYRITRRAKAATRGFRYGQIASASLVSLAHGTNDAQKTMGVITLTLITAGALPAGAEPPLWVIVSAGTAIALGTWLGGWRIIRTLGKGITDIEPPQGFAAETAAATVILTSSQLGFALSTTHVCAGGVVGAGVGKRLADVRWTVAGRMAVAWLLTLPAAALVGALAGETAARGPVGVLAVAVAGVVVAAVCWTLSRRDPVGAHNVNHAA, translated from the coding sequence GTGGATGTGGTTGTCGTCGTCGTGGTGTTGACGGCATTGGCGTTCGACTTCACCAACGGGTTCCACGACACCGCCAACGCGATGGCCACGTCCATCGCGACCGGCGCGCTGTCGCCGCGCGTCGCGGTCGCCGTGTCGGCGGTGTTGAACCTGGTGGGGGCGTTCCTGTCGATCGAGGTGGCGCGGACCATCTCCAGCGGGCTGGTCGACGAGGCCCGGATCGGGCCGGCGATCGTGTTCGGCGGGCTGGTCGGGGCCGTGGTGTGGAACCTGGCGACCTGGCTGCTGGGCCTGCCGTCGAGTTCGTCGCACGCGCTGTTCGGCGGGCTGATCGGCGCGACGTGGGTCGCGGCCGGCGCGGACGCGGTGCGGTTCGCCGCGGTGGTGGAGAAGGTGTTGGTGCCCGCCGTCGCGTCGCCGGTGATCGCGGCCGTCGTCGCCGGCACCGCGACCTTCCTCGCCTACCGGATCACCCGCCGCGCGAAGGCCGCCACGCGCGGCTTCCGGTACGGCCAGATCGCGTCGGCGTCGCTGGTGTCGCTGGCGCACGGCACCAACGACGCGCAGAAGACGATGGGCGTCATCACGCTCACCCTGATCACGGCCGGCGCGCTGCCCGCCGGAGCCGAACCGCCGCTGTGGGTGATCGTGTCCGCCGGCACGGCCATCGCGCTCGGCACGTGGCTGGGCGGCTGGCGGATCATCCGCACCCTGGGCAAGGGCATCACCGACATCGAACCGCCGCAGGGCTTCGCGGCCGAGACCGCCGCGGCCACCGTGATCCTGACGTCGTCGCAACTGGGGTTCGCGCTGTCCACCACGCACGTGTGCGCCGGCGGCGTGGTCGGCGCGGGCGTCGGCAAGCGCCTGGCCGACGTGCGCTGGACCGTCGCCGGCCGGATGGCCGTCGCCTGGCTGCTCACCCTGCCCGCCGCCGCGCTCGTCGGGGCGCTCGCCGGCGAGACCGCCGCGCGGGGACCGGTCGGCGTGCTCGCGGTCGCGGTCGCCGGCGTCGTGGTCGCGGCGGTCTGCTGGACCCTGTCCCGCCGTGATCCGGTGGGCGCGCACAACGTCAACCACGCCGCGTGA
- a CDS encoding alkene reductase, which yields MTTAFDPLDLAGTRLPNRVVMAPMTRSRAYGTTPTQATAEYYAQRASAGLIITEGIQPSPVGQGYPDTPGLHSAGQVEAWRGVTDAVHAAGGRIFAQLMHTGRIGHPSLLAGDLHPVGASPVRAAGQVFTGTSMADFVTPVELSHADIEATVADFAAAARNAVAAGFDGVELHGANGYLIHQFLAPNTNLRTDGWGGSVAGRTRFAVAVVEAVADAIGAHRLGLRISPANTYNDIAEHDHRELYPALVDAIDPVGLAYLHVLESDRESTRELRERSRSALILNPHTPGGVTGPAELGLVADGTADAVAFGALFLANPDLPERLASGGPFNTPDTSTFYGGDERGYTDYPALATV from the coding sequence ATGACCACCGCCTTCGACCCGCTGGACCTCGCGGGCACCCGCCTGCCCAACCGCGTCGTGATGGCCCCGATGACCCGCAGCCGCGCGTACGGCACGACGCCGACGCAGGCCACGGCCGAGTACTACGCCCAGCGCGCGTCCGCCGGGCTGATCATCACCGAGGGCATCCAGCCCTCCCCGGTCGGCCAGGGCTACCCGGACACCCCCGGCCTGCACTCCGCCGGGCAGGTCGAGGCGTGGCGGGGCGTCACCGACGCCGTGCACGCCGCCGGCGGCCGGATCTTCGCCCAGCTCATGCACACCGGCCGGATCGGCCACCCCAGCCTGCTGGCCGGTGACCTGCACCCGGTCGGCGCGTCGCCGGTGCGCGCGGCGGGCCAGGTGTTCACCGGGACGTCGATGGCCGACTTCGTCACGCCGGTCGAGCTCAGCCACGCCGACATCGAGGCCACCGTCGCCGACTTCGCCGCCGCCGCGCGCAACGCCGTGGCCGCTGGTTTCGACGGCGTCGAGCTGCACGGCGCGAACGGCTACCTCATCCACCAGTTCCTCGCGCCCAACACCAACCTGCGCACCGACGGGTGGGGCGGTTCGGTGGCCGGCCGCACCAGGTTCGCGGTCGCCGTCGTGGAGGCCGTCGCCGACGCCATCGGCGCGCACCGGCTGGGCCTGCGCATCTCGCCGGCCAACACCTACAACGACATCGCCGAGCACGACCACCGCGAGCTGTACCCGGCGCTGGTCGACGCGATCGACCCGGTCGGCCTGGCCTACCTGCACGTCCTGGAGAGCGACCGGGAGTCGACCCGGGAGCTGCGCGAGCGCTCCCGCTCCGCGCTGATCCTCAACCCGCACACCCCCGGCGGCGTGACCGGGCCCGCCGAGCTCGGCCTGGTCGCGGACGGCACGGCCGACGCGGTCGCGTTCGGCGCGCTGTTCCTGGCCAACCCCGACCTGCCCGAGCGGCTGGCCTCCGGCGGCCCGTTCAACACCCCGGACACCTCGACGTTCTACGGCGGCGACGAGCGCGGCTACACCGACTACCCGGCCCTGGCCACCGTCTGA
- a CDS encoding MarR family winged helix-turn-helix transcriptional regulator — protein sequence MAGQAAKPTSVPVPSTAVYGPISHAIFRIARLHRMLAGQLLREAGLHPGQELVMMHLWDSGPRRQAELVDVLDSDSATMTRTVQRLERAGFVRRTPDPTDRRATLVEATAASQALRHQVCRIWQELEEATTAGCPDVKRGEFLRTLEQLECNLVTRTGRSPLPQSAATTGSGRAAGHSTVTDTR from the coding sequence ATGGCTGGTCAGGCAGCGAAACCGACGAGTGTCCCCGTTCCGTCGACCGCGGTGTACGGGCCGATCAGCCATGCCATCTTCCGGATCGCCCGCCTGCACCGGATGCTCGCGGGCCAGCTGCTGCGCGAGGCCGGCCTGCACCCCGGCCAGGAGCTGGTGATGATGCACCTGTGGGACAGCGGGCCGCGCCGGCAGGCCGAGCTGGTCGACGTGCTGGACTCCGACTCGGCCACCATGACCCGCACCGTGCAGCGGCTGGAACGGGCCGGGTTCGTCCGCCGCACCCCCGACCCGACCGACCGGCGGGCCACCCTCGTCGAGGCGACCGCCGCGAGCCAGGCGCTGCGCCACCAGGTCTGCCGGATCTGGCAGGAGCTGGAGGAGGCCACCACGGCGGGCTGCCCGGACGTCAAGCGCGGCGAGTTCCTGCGCACGCTGGAGCAGCTGGAGTGCAACCTGGTCACCCGGACCGGCCGCTCCCCGCTGCCGCAGAGCGCCGCCACGACCGGCAGCGGCAGGGCCGCCGGACATTCGACCGTGACCGACACCAGGTAG
- a CDS encoding type 2 lanthipeptide synthetase LanM family protein yields the protein MIPSAVDRLPASWWHRGVRGGSHELVAPRGRPAWAAFVERATATAAHATFPGGDWDEAFAFALRPLVDAARAQDARLDDDFGRRLGLRLARLAARALVLELNLERLAHRLVGETPQERFAHFVQHLDLADLVAKYPVLARLLGQACLHAVAAHRELLDRFAADRGTIVRTLLDGRDPGRVAQVETGRGDAHQHGRSVAVLTFEDGRRVVYKPRPVALHARFGELVAWFDGHTRLGLRVPRAVARETHGWLEFVDQAPCADVTEVGRFYHRLGALIALLYAVDGTDMHYENLIAAGDQPVLVDVETLFHPTVGIPADPAVRALARSVHRTAVLPRVLLGEHGALDIGGMGGDHGELFPADGVAWLNPGTDRMRLVRRPAPMPPARNRPSVAGVEAEPADYQGALLAGFRTGYDALFDHRAELLGDDGLLAGFADLPVRFVPRMTQLYATLLDESTHPDALRGAPDRDLALDVLWDESAEDALRALVPHELTDLWAGDVPLFTTRPGSRDVWSAGGERLPDLLPESGLEAVARKVAALDEVDRHDQQWLISAALASRPRPVDHRSGAGVPAPLEAGIPDPQRLLVAACGIADEVLARASTDGGRVNWVGLELVDDRHWAVAAMGAGLSNGYPGVALFLAQLGALTGAGRYTAFAREAIAPVPGLLRSFAADTELAVAVGSGAFHGLGGICYALARLSTLLQDDEITGWLAEAVAVAEQVEAVGEDPANIVEGWAGGLAAMLAVHAETGLPAAERLARRYAARLIAANPGGDGFARGRAGVGWAMLRYARHARDQRHGVAGRANLRADHALRQRLLDVGEADHSWCSGLSGAVLAHAAHPDQPVDTYTLHLDRCLNALAVHEPLRDLSLCHGELGVLESLAVLAERGHDLATAMLTRRAGLVLGAIDQYGARCATPGGVPSAGLLTGLSGIGYGLLRLGFPERAPSVLLLETPANPYPRKENPR from the coding sequence GTGATCCCGTCCGCCGTAGACCGGCTCCCCGCCTCCTGGTGGCACCGCGGCGTGCGCGGCGGGTCCCACGAACTGGTCGCCCCACGAGGGCGGCCGGCATGGGCCGCGTTCGTGGAACGCGCCACCGCGACCGCGGCCCATGCAACATTCCCCGGCGGCGACTGGGACGAGGCGTTCGCGTTCGCGCTGCGCCCCCTGGTCGACGCCGCGCGGGCGCAGGACGCCCGGCTGGACGACGACTTCGGCCGCCGGCTCGGCCTGCGCCTGGCCCGCCTGGCGGCCCGCGCGCTGGTGCTGGAGCTCAACCTGGAGCGGCTGGCGCACCGGCTGGTGGGCGAGACCCCGCAGGAGCGGTTCGCGCACTTCGTGCAGCACCTCGACCTGGCCGACCTGGTCGCCAAGTACCCGGTGCTGGCCCGGCTGCTCGGCCAGGCGTGCCTGCACGCCGTGGCCGCGCACCGCGAACTGCTGGACCGGTTCGCCGCCGACCGCGGCACGATCGTGCGCACCCTGCTGGACGGCCGCGACCCGGGTCGGGTGGCGCAGGTCGAGACCGGTCGGGGCGACGCGCACCAGCACGGCCGGTCGGTGGCCGTGCTGACCTTCGAGGACGGCCGCCGGGTGGTCTACAAGCCGCGGCCGGTGGCGCTGCACGCCCGGTTCGGCGAGCTGGTGGCGTGGTTCGACGGGCACACCAGGCTGGGGCTGCGGGTGCCGCGCGCGGTCGCCCGGGAGACGCACGGCTGGCTGGAGTTCGTGGACCAGGCGCCGTGCGCGGACGTGACCGAGGTGGGCCGCTTCTACCACCGGCTGGGCGCGCTGATCGCCCTGCTGTACGCGGTGGACGGCACCGACATGCACTACGAGAACCTGATCGCGGCGGGCGACCAGCCGGTGCTGGTGGACGTCGAGACGCTGTTCCACCCGACGGTCGGCATCCCGGCCGACCCGGCGGTGCGGGCGCTGGCCCGGTCGGTGCACCGGACCGCGGTGCTGCCCCGGGTGCTGCTCGGCGAGCACGGCGCGCTGGACATCGGCGGCATGGGCGGCGACCACGGCGAGCTGTTCCCCGCCGACGGGGTGGCCTGGCTCAACCCCGGCACCGACCGGATGCGGCTGGTCCGCAGGCCGGCGCCGATGCCGCCGGCGCGCAACCGGCCGTCGGTGGCGGGCGTGGAGGCGGAGCCCGCCGACTACCAGGGCGCGCTGCTGGCCGGGTTCCGCACCGGCTACGACGCCCTGTTCGACCACCGCGCCGAACTGCTCGGCGACGACGGCCTGCTGGCCGGGTTCGCCGACCTGCCGGTGCGGTTCGTGCCCCGGATGACCCAGCTCTACGCGACCCTGCTGGACGAGTCGACGCACCCGGACGCGCTGCGCGGCGCGCCGGACCGCGACCTCGCGCTGGACGTGCTGTGGGACGAGTCGGCCGAGGACGCGCTGCGCGCCCTGGTGCCGCACGAGCTGACCGACCTGTGGGCGGGCGACGTGCCGCTGTTCACCACCCGGCCGGGCAGCCGGGACGTGTGGTCGGCGGGCGGCGAGCGGCTGCCGGACCTGCTGCCGGAGTCCGGGCTGGAAGCGGTGGCGCGCAAGGTCGCCGCGCTGGACGAGGTGGACCGGCACGACCAGCAGTGGCTGATCAGCGCCGCGCTGGCGAGCCGGCCCCGGCCTGTGGACCACCGCTCGGGCGCGGGCGTCCCGGCCCCGCTGGAGGCGGGCATCCCCGACCCGCAGCGGCTGCTGGTGGCCGCGTGCGGGATCGCCGACGAGGTGCTGGCGCGGGCCAGCACCGACGGCGGGCGGGTCAACTGGGTGGGCCTGGAACTGGTGGACGACCGGCACTGGGCGGTCGCCGCGATGGGCGCGGGCCTGTCCAACGGCTACCCCGGGGTGGCGTTGTTCCTGGCGCAGCTGGGCGCGCTGACCGGGGCCGGGCGCTACACCGCGTTCGCCCGGGAGGCGATCGCGCCGGTGCCGGGGCTGCTGCGGTCGTTCGCGGCGGACACCGAGCTCGCGGTGGCGGTGGGCAGCGGCGCGTTCCACGGCCTGGGCGGGATCTGCTACGCGCTGGCCCGGCTGTCGACCCTGCTCCAGGACGACGAGATCACCGGCTGGCTGGCCGAGGCCGTCGCGGTGGCCGAGCAGGTCGAGGCGGTCGGCGAGGACCCGGCGAACATCGTGGAGGGCTGGGCGGGCGGGCTGGCCGCGATGCTGGCCGTGCACGCCGAGACCGGGCTGCCCGCGGCCGAACGGCTGGCCCGGCGCTACGCCGCCCGGCTGATCGCGGCCAACCCCGGCGGCGACGGCTTCGCGCGCGGCCGGGCGGGCGTCGGCTGGGCCATGCTGCGCTACGCCCGGCACGCCCGCGACCAGCGCCACGGCGTGGCCGGTCGGGCGAACCTGCGCGCGGATCACGCGCTGCGGCAACGACTCCTGGACGTCGGCGAGGCCGACCACAGCTGGTGCTCTGGCCTGTCCGGCGCGGTGCTCGCGCACGCCGCGCACCCCGACCAGCCGGTCGACACCTACACGCTGCACCTCGACCGCTGCCTCAACGCGCTGGCGGTGCACGAGCCGTTGCGCGACCTCAGCCTGTGCCACGGCGAGCTGGGGGTGCTTGAATCGCTGGCGGTGCTGGCCGAACGCGGGCACGATCTGGCCACGGCCATGCTGACCCGGCGCGCCGGACTCGTCCTCGGCGCGATCGACCAGTACGGGGCGCGGTGCGCGACGCCGGGCGGTGTGCCGTCGGCCGGTCTGCTCACCGGTCTGTCCGGGATCGGGTACGGACTGCTCCGCCTCGGCTTCCCCGAGCGGGCGCCGTCCGTGCTCCTGCTCGAAACCCCTGCCAATCCCTACCCTCGCAAGGAGAACCCCCGATGA
- a CDS encoding ATP-binding protein: MQTRAPVVVGRDDELRVLARTLTDAAACRGRAVFLVGEAGIGKTRLARVAAGAAFDRGMRVLRGRGSTIGPMVPFRPLAEALMSLLRGGDAPDLRELGPYQPVLGRLVPEWGGEPQAGHSIVVLAEAVLRLLAVVGRVRPCLLVLEDLHDSDAETLAVIDYLVDNLDQVPAALLVTARADPGPTLDVVRLAAQRDAGSLLELRPLREGEVRRMVASCLEVDEAEVPEAVAQRLWSDSAGNPFVVEEMLHGLVSGGLLVRGPAGWQVLGELRINVPTALVRSIAHRTDRLGPQGRELLSVAAVLGHRFPLSVLRAVTGMDDHSLLTHLHAGVAAQLVTPDEPVPDWYAFRHPLTAEALLAQLTPTHRADVSRRTADAVVELHPGLPGEWCPLVASLRLDAGQNAEAGALLAEAGRRALADGAAGSAVRLLDHAHRLPLGRVDVGLRADVLASLLPALGEAGQFERAFALQDAVAELSAAGLDRVRRAELHTGLAKVAWLAGREEDGMAQVEAARSLLGPDADDAHSARLDSVEKFLTLDARLPDRIAKRSCWPAGRPRRPAGRRCPRWAARRGSCSASWPGNGTWARPPTTSPGPAGSPRSTGCRSSGSTPWCGWPGWTGWPTARRRSWSRRARRRCGSARSRWPTTSTRSSGWTSCCAGSTRRRASSWPAAARGPAGCNSSR, encoded by the coding sequence ATGCAGACCCGCGCGCCGGTCGTGGTCGGCCGCGACGACGAACTCCGGGTGTTGGCCCGGACGCTGACCGACGCCGCCGCCTGTCGCGGGCGCGCCGTCTTCCTGGTCGGCGAGGCCGGGATCGGCAAGACCAGGCTGGCCCGGGTGGCCGCGGGCGCGGCGTTCGACCGCGGGATGCGGGTGCTGCGCGGTCGCGGCTCGACCATCGGGCCGATGGTGCCGTTCCGCCCGCTGGCCGAGGCGCTGATGTCGTTGCTGCGCGGCGGTGACGCGCCGGACCTGCGCGAACTGGGCCCGTACCAGCCGGTGCTGGGCCGGCTGGTGCCCGAGTGGGGCGGCGAGCCGCAGGCGGGCCACTCCATCGTCGTGCTCGCCGAGGCGGTGCTGCGGCTGCTGGCCGTCGTCGGCCGGGTCCGGCCGTGCCTGCTGGTGCTGGAGGACCTGCACGACTCGGACGCCGAGACGCTCGCGGTCATCGACTACCTGGTGGACAACCTCGACCAGGTGCCGGCCGCGCTGCTGGTCACCGCGCGCGCCGACCCCGGTCCGACGCTGGACGTGGTGCGGCTGGCCGCGCAGCGCGACGCCGGGTCGCTGCTGGAGCTGCGCCCGTTGCGCGAGGGCGAGGTGCGCCGGATGGTGGCGTCCTGCCTGGAGGTGGACGAGGCCGAGGTGCCCGAGGCGGTGGCCCAGCGGCTGTGGTCGGACAGCGCGGGCAACCCGTTCGTCGTCGAGGAGATGCTGCACGGCCTGGTCAGCGGCGGCCTGCTGGTGCGCGGGCCGGCCGGCTGGCAGGTGCTGGGCGAGCTGCGGATCAACGTGCCGACGGCGCTGGTCCGCTCGATCGCGCACCGCACCGACCGGCTGGGGCCGCAGGGCCGCGAGCTGCTGTCGGTGGCGGCGGTGCTGGGCCACCGGTTCCCGCTGTCGGTGCTGCGCGCGGTGACCGGCATGGACGACCACAGCCTGCTCACCCACCTGCACGCGGGCGTGGCGGCGCAGCTGGTGACGCCGGACGAGCCGGTGCCCGACTGGTACGCCTTCCGGCACCCGCTGACCGCCGAGGCGCTGCTCGCGCAGCTCACCCCGACGCACCGGGCGGACGTCTCGCGGCGCACCGCGGACGCGGTCGTGGAGCTGCACCCCGGGCTGCCCGGCGAGTGGTGCCCGCTGGTGGCCTCGCTGCGGCTGGACGCGGGCCAGAACGCCGAGGCGGGCGCGCTGCTGGCCGAGGCCGGCCGGCGGGCGCTGGCCGACGGCGCGGCGGGCTCCGCGGTGCGGCTGCTCGACCACGCGCACCGGCTGCCGCTGGGCCGGGTCGACGTGGGGCTGCGCGCGGACGTGCTGGCGTCGCTGCTGCCGGCGCTGGGCGAGGCGGGCCAGTTCGAGCGGGCGTTCGCGCTGCAGGACGCGGTGGCCGAGCTGAGCGCGGCCGGTCTGGACCGGGTGCGCCGCGCCGAGCTGCACACCGGGCTGGCGAAGGTGGCCTGGCTGGCCGGCCGCGAAGAGGACGGCATGGCGCAGGTGGAGGCCGCGCGGTCGCTGCTCGGCCCGGACGCCGACGACGCGCACTCGGCCCGGCTCGACTCGGTGGAAAAGTTCCTGACCCTCGACGCGCGGCTGCCGGACCGGATCGCTAAGCGGAGCTGCTGGCCCGCCGGGCGGCCGAGGCGGCCCGCCGGGCGGCGCTGCCCGAGGTGGGCTGCGAGGCGTGGCAGCTGCTCGGCATCCTGGCCCGGGAACGGGACCTGGGCGAGGCCACCGACCACTTCACCCGGGCCCGCCGGCTCGCCGAGGAGCACCGGCTGCCGATCCAGCGGATCTACGCCGTGGTGCGGCTGGCCGGGCTGGACTGGCTGGCCGACGGCTCGGCGGCGGAGCTGGTCGAGGCGCGCGAGGAGGCGCTGCGGGTCGGCGCGATCACGGTGGCCTACAACGTCGACGCGATCCTCGGGCTGGACCTCGTGCTGCGCGGGCAGTACCAGGCGGCGCGCGAGCAGCTGGCCCGCTGCGGCGAGGGGACCCGCCGGCTGCAACTCAAGTCGATGA